From Klebsiella electrica, the proteins below share one genomic window:
- a CDS encoding YchJ family protein: MSPLCPCGSALEYSSCCQRYLSGSLPAPDPSQLMRSRYSAFVMKDADYLIATWHPSCQPQHFRAELEKGFAKTQWQGLTVFAADEGRHSDEGFVSFVARYHDDNRPGAIIERSRFLKENGRWYYIDGTRPLIGRNDPCPCGSGKKFKKCCGQ, from the coding sequence TTGTCGCCATTATGCCCTTGCGGCAGCGCTCTGGAGTATAGCTCATGTTGTCAGCGATATCTGAGCGGTTCGCTGCCCGCACCGGATCCATCACAGCTGATGCGCTCCCGCTACAGCGCGTTTGTCATGAAGGATGCCGATTACCTGATAGCCACCTGGCACCCTTCCTGCCAGCCGCAGCACTTCCGGGCCGAGCTGGAAAAGGGGTTCGCAAAAACGCAATGGCAAGGCCTGACCGTATTTGCCGCCGATGAAGGCCGGCACTCCGACGAGGGGTTTGTCAGTTTTGTCGCGCGATATCACGACGATAACCGCCCCGGCGCGATTATTGAACGTTCCAGATTCTTAAAAGAAAATGGACGGTGGTATTATATCGACGGCACACGACCGCTGATTGGCCGTAACGACCCCTGCCCTTGCGGTTCAGGTAAAAAATTTAAAAAATGCTGCGGCCAGTAA
- the purU gene encoding formyltetrahydrofolate deformylase — MHSLQRKVLRTICPDQKGLIARITNICYKHELNIVQNNEFVDHRTGRFFMRTELEGIFNDAILLADLDSALPEGSIRELTPAGRRRVVILVTKEAHCLGDLLMKANYGGLDVEIAAVIGNHETLRSLVERFDIPFQLVSHEGLTREEHDKQMGDAIESYAPDYVVLAKYMRVLTPEFVSRFPNQIINIHHSFLPAFIGARPYHQAYERGVKIIGATAHYVNDNLDEGPIIMQDVIHVDHTYTAEDMMRAGRDVEKNVLSRALYQVLAQRVFVYGNRTIIL; from the coding sequence ATGCATTCATTACAACGTAAAGTACTACGCACCATTTGCCCTGACCAGAAAGGACTCATCGCGCGTATCACGAATATTTGTTACAAGCACGAGCTGAATATCGTGCAGAATAACGAGTTTGTCGATCACCGTACCGGTCGCTTCTTTATGCGTACCGAACTGGAAGGTATTTTTAACGATGCCATTCTGCTCGCCGACCTTGATAGCGCGCTGCCGGAAGGCTCTATACGCGAACTGACGCCCGCCGGCCGCCGTCGGGTGGTCATCCTGGTCACCAAAGAAGCGCACTGTCTGGGCGATCTGCTGATGAAAGCCAACTATGGCGGCCTGGATGTTGAGATTGCGGCCGTCATCGGCAACCATGAAACGCTGCGCTCGCTGGTTGAACGTTTTGATATTCCCTTCCAGCTGGTCAGCCATGAAGGGCTGACGCGCGAAGAGCACGACAAGCAGATGGGCGACGCCATCGAATCCTACGCGCCGGATTATGTGGTGCTGGCGAAGTATATGCGCGTCCTGACGCCGGAATTCGTTTCCCGCTTCCCGAACCAGATTATCAATATTCATCACTCCTTCCTGCCAGCCTTTATTGGCGCCCGCCCTTATCATCAGGCTTACGAGCGCGGCGTGAAGATCATCGGCGCCACCGCCCACTACGTTAACGACAACCTGGATGAAGGCCCGATCATTATGCAGGATGTTATTCATGTCGATCACACCTATACGGCGGAAGATATGATGCGCGCGGGCCGCGATGTGGAAAAGAATGTGCTGAGCCGCGCGCTGTATCAGGTTCTGGCCCAGCGCGTGTTTGTTTACGGTAACCGAACGATTATTCTTTAA
- a CDS encoding Lrp/AsnC family transcriptional regulator: MEHLIDNIDRAILACLAEDARISLKVLSARVGLTSPSTAERVKRLEERGVIQGYGARVNLAALGYTLQALVRVRPLPGLLQKVDKYIQAMPECIECDKVTGEDCFVMRLVVRDIAQLDTLLDGLAEHAQCNTSIVKSSPVTRRLPPM; this comes from the coding sequence ATGGAACACTTAATTGATAATATCGACCGCGCTATTCTGGCCTGTCTGGCAGAAGATGCGCGCATCTCGCTCAAGGTGTTGAGCGCGCGGGTAGGGCTGACGTCACCCAGTACCGCCGAGCGGGTGAAGCGTCTGGAAGAGCGCGGGGTGATTCAGGGATATGGCGCCCGGGTGAATCTTGCGGCGCTAGGGTATACCCTGCAGGCGCTGGTTCGCGTCAGACCGCTGCCGGGTTTACTGCAGAAGGTCGATAAATATATTCAGGCAATGCCAGAATGCATCGAATGTGACAAGGTCACGGGTGAGGATTGCTTCGTTATGCGCCTGGTGGTACGGGATATTGCGCAGCTTGATACCCTGCTGGATGGCCTGGCAGAGCATGCTCAGTGTAATACTTCGATAGTAAAAAGCTCGCCGGTAACCCGCCGTCTGCCGCCGATGTAA
- a CDS encoding DMT family transporter: MAHTVTGVWQMSLAMIISGSIGVFVLLSGLPVIDVVFWRCLIGALTLLGFIYLSRQPFSQLTRLTLLLAILGGIALVINWLLLFAAYARISIGMATVVYNTQPFMLVLMGMLAGERVALVKWGWLTLAFIGVVILLSSELMQAHGGQLAAGIALALGAAFFYALTAMIARKLRPLAPEHIAFIQVIVGTIMLLPLVHAPDFTAAFPWRYLLILGIVHTGMMYQLLYSAIQKLPTPITGSLSFIYPLVAMGVDYLVFHHALAPVQLAGGLLILLAAAGNNLGWGDGLASGHKKPRRSGV; encoded by the coding sequence ATGGCACATACCGTGACGGGCGTCTGGCAAATGAGCCTGGCGATGATCATTTCGGGTTCGATCGGCGTCTTTGTTTTACTCTCCGGCCTGCCGGTTATCGATGTGGTTTTCTGGCGTTGTCTGATTGGCGCCCTGACCTTACTGGGGTTTATCTATCTCAGCCGGCAGCCGTTCAGTCAGCTCACGCGCTTAACGCTGCTGCTGGCGATCCTCGGCGGCATCGCGCTGGTCATTAACTGGCTGCTGCTGTTCGCCGCTTACGCCCGCATTTCGATCGGTATGGCTACCGTGGTGTATAACACCCAGCCGTTTATGCTGGTATTGATGGGGATGCTGGCCGGCGAGCGGGTGGCGTTGGTTAAATGGGGCTGGTTAACATTGGCTTTTATCGGCGTGGTCATCCTGCTCTCCAGCGAGTTAATGCAGGCTCATGGCGGCCAGCTCGCTGCGGGTATTGCGCTGGCGCTTGGCGCCGCCTTTTTCTACGCCTTAACTGCGATGATCGCTCGCAAGCTACGTCCGCTTGCGCCTGAGCATATTGCCTTTATCCAGGTTATCGTCGGGACAATCATGCTGCTGCCGCTGGTCCACGCCCCCGATTTCACCGCCGCATTCCCCTGGCGCTACCTGTTGATTCTGGGCATCGTGCATACCGGCATGATGTACCAGTTGCTCTACAGTGCGATTCAGAAACTGCCGACGCCCATAACCGGTTCGCTCTCCTTTATCTATCCGCTTGTGGCGATGGGGGTCGATTATCTGGTCTTTCACCATGCGCTGGCACCGGTACAGTTGGCCGGAGGGCTGCTGATTCTGTTGGCGGCGGCGGGAAATAATCTCGGCTGGGGTGACGGACTGGCATCGGGCCACAAAAAACCCCGCCGCAGCGGGGTGTGA
- the narI gene encoding respiratory nitrate reductase subunit gamma, whose product MHFLNMFFFDIYPYIAGAVFLAGSWLRYDYGQYTWRAASSQMLDRKGMNLASNLFHIGILGIFAGHFLGMLTPHWMYEAWLPISVKQKMAMLAGGACGVMTLVGGLLLLKRRLFSPRVRATTTGADILVLSVLILQCALGLLTIPFSAQHMDGSEMMKLVNWAQSVVTFRGGASAHLDGVAFIFRVHLVLGMTLFLLFPFSRLVHIWSVPVEYLTRRYQIVRARR is encoded by the coding sequence ATGCACTTCCTGAATATGTTCTTCTTTGACATCTATCCGTACATTGCCGGAGCGGTGTTCCTGGCAGGCAGCTGGCTGCGCTACGATTACGGACAGTACACCTGGCGCGCCGCCTCCAGTCAGATGCTGGATCGCAAAGGGATGAATCTGGCGTCTAACCTGTTCCACATCGGGATCCTCGGGATTTTCGCCGGGCACTTCCTTGGGATGCTGACGCCGCACTGGATGTATGAAGCGTGGCTACCGATTTCCGTGAAACAGAAAATGGCGATGCTTGCCGGTGGCGCTTGCGGCGTGATGACGCTGGTGGGAGGTCTGCTGCTGCTTAAACGCCGGCTGTTCAGCCCGCGCGTACGCGCAACCACGACCGGGGCGGATATTCTGGTACTCTCGGTGCTGATTCTCCAGTGTGCGCTGGGCCTGCTGACCATTCCGTTTTCGGCACAGCATATGGACGGCAGCGAAATGATGAAGCTGGTGAACTGGGCACAGTCCGTGGTGACGTTCCGCGGCGGCGCATCCGCGCACCTGGATGGCGTCGCCTTTATTTTCCGCGTGCACCTGGTGCTGGGGATGACGTTGTTCCTGCTGTTCCCGTTCTCCCGCCTGGTTCATATCTGGAGCGTGCCGGTAGAGTACCTGACGCGCAGATATCAGATAGTCCGCGCCCGTCGTTGA
- the narJ gene encoding nitrate reductase molybdenum cofactor assembly chaperone — MIELVVVSRLLEYPDADLWQHQDELFDVLASSEKLEADARALGVFLRDLTAQDLLDAQAAYSELFDRGRATSLLLFEHVHGESRDRGQAMVDLLNQYEQHGLVLDSRELPDHLPLYLEYLAQLPECEAIGGLQDIAPILALLCARLQQRESRYAVLFAPLLKLANSALDEAKVAEKIADEARDDTPQALDAVWEEEQVKFFADQGCGESDIAAHQRRFAGAVAPQYLNISNGGQQ, encoded by the coding sequence ATGATCGAACTCGTGGTTGTTTCGCGTCTGCTTGAGTACCCGGATGCGGACTTATGGCAGCATCAGGACGAACTCTTCGACGTTCTGGCTTCGTCAGAAAAACTGGAGGCGGATGCCCGGGCCCTGGGCGTCTTCCTGCGTGATTTAACCGCGCAGGATCTGCTGGATGCGCAGGCCGCCTACAGCGAGCTGTTTGACCGGGGGCGCGCCACCTCGCTGCTGCTGTTCGAACACGTGCACGGCGAATCTCGCGACCGCGGGCAGGCGATGGTTGATCTGCTGAATCAGTATGAGCAGCACGGTCTGGTGCTCGACAGCCGCGAGCTGCCCGATCACCTGCCGCTGTATCTGGAATATCTGGCGCAGCTGCCGGAGTGTGAAGCCATCGGCGGTCTGCAGGATATTGCGCCGATTCTGGCGTTGCTTTGCGCGCGTCTGCAACAGCGTGAAAGCCGCTATGCCGTTCTGTTTGCACCGCTGCTGAAGCTGGCGAACAGCGCGCTAGATGAAGCGAAAGTTGCGGAAAAAATCGCCGATGAAGCGCGCGACGATACGCCGCAGGCGCTGGATGCGGTCTGGGAAGAGGAGCAGGTGAAATTCTTTGCCGATCAAGGCTGCGGTGAGTCCGACATCGCCGCTCACCAGCGTCGTTTTGCCGGAGCCGTGGCCCCGCAATATTTGAATATCTCTAACGGAGGACAGCAATAA
- the rssA gene encoding patatin-like phospholipase RssA — MRKLKIGLALGAGAARGWSHIGTIKALQRAGIEIDIVAGCSIGALVGAAFACNRLPVLEKWVSSFSNWDVLRLMDLSWRRGGLLRGERVFNQFRQVLPVAEIERCDRRFAAVATNLSTGRELWFTEGDLHQAVRASCSMPGLMSPVMHNGYWLVDGAVVNPVPVSLARALGADIVIAVDLQHDAHLMQQDLWSIEKPQPEEEKDFSWHGRIRARLSGMTSRRAATPTAMEIMSTSIQVLENRLKRNRMAGDPPDILLQPFCPQISTLDFHRAAEAIATGHQAVEKKMDELLPLVRTAV; from the coding sequence ATGAGAAAGCTTAAAATTGGTCTGGCGTTAGGGGCGGGAGCTGCCCGCGGATGGTCACATATTGGTACGATTAAAGCACTACAGCGCGCGGGTATTGAAATTGATATCGTCGCTGGATGTTCAATCGGCGCGCTGGTAGGGGCTGCCTTTGCCTGCAATCGACTTCCGGTCCTTGAGAAATGGGTCTCCTCTTTTAGTAACTGGGACGTGCTGCGGCTGATGGATCTTTCCTGGCGCCGCGGCGGTCTGCTGCGCGGTGAGCGCGTATTCAACCAGTTTCGCCAGGTTTTGCCCGTCGCCGAAATTGAACGCTGCGACCGTCGCTTTGCCGCCGTTGCGACTAATTTAAGTACCGGTCGCGAACTGTGGTTTACCGAGGGCGATCTGCACCAGGCCGTGCGCGCCTCCTGCAGTATGCCGGGCCTGATGTCGCCCGTTATGCATAATGGTTACTGGCTGGTCGATGGCGCGGTGGTCAACCCCGTTCCGGTTTCTCTGGCGCGCGCGCTGGGGGCGGATATCGTGATTGCCGTCGACTTACAGCACGATGCGCACCTGATGCAGCAGGATCTATGGTCAATTGAAAAGCCTCAACCTGAAGAAGAAAAAGATTTTTCCTGGCATGGGCGCATCCGCGCGCGTCTGAGCGGAATGACCTCCCGCCGCGCGGCGACGCCAACGGCAATGGAGATCATGTCGACCTCTATTCAGGTGCTGGAAAATCGCCTGAAACGCAATCGTATGGCGGGCGATCCTCCCGATATCCTGCTGCAGCCTTTTTGCCCACAAATATCCACACTTGATTTTCATCGTGCCGCTGAGGCGATTGCTACCGGGCATCAGGCGGTTGAAAAGAAGATGGATGAACTACTACCCTTGGTGCGCACCGCGGTGTGA